In Acidianus brierleyi, one genomic interval encodes:
- a CDS encoding type II toxin-antitoxin system VapC family toxin codes for MLIESDVLIAHLKTEDRLKEESEKLLLKIAKGELSVIVSREAIHEIYYVLRNMNLSVQEILDKIGALKSIPNIEWIPTTIDIDLLALALMSQYNITSIFDAYHAATCLIYDKEKAIISTDHIYDKIPGIKRIDPKDIV; via the coding sequence ATGCTGATCGAAAGTGACGTTCTAATAGCTCATCTTAAAACTGAAGATAGGTTAAAGGAAGAATCAGAAAAACTCCTTTTAAAGATTGCTAAAGGAGAACTAAGCGTAATAGTTAGTAGGGAAGCAATACACGAGATATATTACGTTTTACGCAATATGAACCTTTCAGTTCAAGAAATATTAGATAAGATAGGTGCATTAAAGAGCATACCGAATATTGAATGGATTCCTACCACTATCGATATTGATCTTTTAGCCTTAGCATTAATGAGCCAATATAATATAACATCGATCTTTGATGCCTATCATGCTGCAACTTGTTTAATCTACGATAAGGAGAAAGCAATTATATCAACAGATCACATTTATGATAAGATTCCAGGTATTAAGAGAATCGACCCTAAAGATATCGTATGA
- a CDS encoding RNA-guided endonuclease InsQ/TnpB family protein has product MPDVGLRFRAYTNEQTLRALKAQLRLASEVYNTLRWADIYFHERDGKGLTKTELRQLALDLRKQDGQYKQLYSQTVQQIADRFYDARQRFFYGLARFPKEKKAHKWYSLVYPQSGWKILRVRGIRTKSKKKVITLQLSNLGIFNVVVHRDFPLEKVKRVVIKLTPSGRVYITFVVDQEYPQLPKTNKVVAVDVGVEKLLTTSDGEYVPNQRPYEKALNKMKRLHKALSRKKFLSHNWFKAKIRLARAHEHLKNLRKDMYMKLGKYFAEHYDVLVMEDIHVKQLVGKSLRRLRMRLHDVAIHELRSIMEYQLGKYGKKLTLVDPAFTSMTCARCGHVKKDLTLADRVFVCPKCGWVADRDYNASLNILRRSGSERSLVPVELRPLPLASLGFEAGSSVR; this is encoded by the coding sequence ATGCCCGACGTAGGGTTACGCTTCAGAGCGTACACCAACGAACAAACATTGAGGGCGTTAAAAGCCCAGTTGAGGTTAGCGTCAGAAGTATACAACACCCTACGTTGGGCAGACATCTATTTTCATGAAAGAGATGGAAAAGGACTCACTAAGACGGAGTTGAGGCAACTAGCTCTCGATCTGAGAAAACAGGATGGGCAATACAAACAACTTTACTCACAAACTGTCCAACAAATTGCAGACCGCTTCTACGACGCTAGACAGAGGTTCTTCTATGGGTTAGCACGTTTCCCAAAGGAAAAGAAAGCACACAAGTGGTACTCCCTCGTCTACCCTCAATCAGGTTGGAAAATACTGAGGGTAAGAGGAATAAGGACGAAGAGCAAGAAGAAGGTAATAACGCTTCAGCTGTCAAACCTAGGGATCTTCAACGTCGTTGTCCATAGGGACTTCCCGCTGGAAAAAGTAAAGAGGGTAGTAATCAAGTTAACACCATCAGGGAGAGTTTACATTACTTTCGTTGTGGATCAAGAGTATCCTCAACTCCCCAAGACAAACAAAGTTGTTGCTGTGGATGTTGGTGTAGAGAAACTTCTCACTACCTCTGACGGGGAATATGTCCCCAACCAGAGGCCTTATGAGAAGGCACTCAATAAGATGAAGAGGCTTCATAAAGCTCTTTCAAGGAAGAAGTTCTTGTCACACAACTGGTTTAAGGCAAAGATTCGTCTAGCGAGGGCTCACGAACACTTGAAGAACCTTAGGAAGGACATGTACATGAAACTTGGTAAGTATTTTGCTGAGCATTATGATGTTCTCGTAATGGAGGATATTCATGTTAAGCAACTTGTTGGTAAGTCTCTCAGAAGGCTGAGGATGAGGTTACACGATGTTGCTATTCATGAGCTTAGGAGTATCATGGAGTATCAACTTGGGAAGTATGGTAAGAAACTCACTCTAGTGGATCCTGCTTTTACTTCAATGACTTGTGCTAGGTGCGGGCATGTTAAGAAAGATTTGACGTTGGCTGATCGTGTGTTTGTCTGTCCCAAGTGCGGTTGGGTCGCTGATCGTGATTATAATGCTTCCCTCAACATCCTAAGAAGATCGGGGTCGGAACGATCCTTAGTGCCTGTGGAGCTGAGACCTCTACCTTTGGCAAGCCTCGGCTTTGAAGCAGGAAGCTCCGTCCGTTAG
- a CDS encoding AAA family ATPase yields MPICKIFDPYPKSDRKDFFDDEEVIEEVEKLIEGKIWPLILGPKRTGKTSILKIVSKEINGIYLDASGVNTLKELGNLLINSISQLKLEIDLKIIRLQIEKKPVNGLQNLLNKLDNTVILIDEVQNIITPWFITLLSNSYNNSQVRFAFTGSMIGLSKTLTGEGKGKLGSSFKGRPIIEIEVNPFTEEKGKEFLQYGSELCGFQIKSSEIEDAVRTYRGIQGWLTYYGNFRSLGYSHEKAKEFVLNIAKNIIRDELKQLSVTQRYIINALSLIDEIEWKDLKRLTESLNKIELKDSIFNNALKHLVDSRLVKKNNNKYGLIDPIYKILNKKS; encoded by the coding sequence ATGCCTATATGTAAGATATTTGATCCTTATCCTAAGTCTGATAGGAAAGATTTCTTTGACGATGAAGAAGTTATAGAGGAAGTAGAGAAGCTTATTGAAGGAAAAATTTGGCCTTTAATATTAGGTCCAAAAAGAACTGGTAAGACTTCAATATTAAAAATAGTTAGCAAGGAAATTAACGGAATTTACTTGGATGCTTCTGGAGTTAATACTTTAAAAGAATTAGGCAATTTATTAATCAATTCAATATCTCAACTAAAGTTAGAAATTGACCTTAAAATTATAAGGTTACAAATTGAAAAGAAACCAGTTAACGGTTTACAAAATCTTCTAAATAAACTAGATAACACAGTAATCTTAATAGATGAGGTTCAGAACATTATAACTCCTTGGTTTATAACTTTACTTTCAAATTCATATAATAATTCTCAAGTTAGATTCGCTTTCACGGGCTCAATGATAGGCTTATCTAAGACTCTTACAGGAGAAGGTAAAGGAAAGCTTGGTAGTTCTTTCAAAGGCAGGCCAATAATTGAGATTGAAGTTAATCCTTTTACTGAGGAAAAAGGCAAGGAGTTTTTACAATACGGTTCAGAGTTATGCGGATTTCAAATTAAGTCTTCTGAAATAGAAGATGCTGTAAGAACTTATAGGGGAATTCAAGGTTGGTTAACATATTACGGAAATTTCAGAAGTTTAGGATATTCTCACGAAAAGGCTAAGGAATTTGTTCTTAACATAGCTAAAAACATAATAAGAGATGAATTGAAACAATTAAGTGTAACTCAAAGATATATAATCAATGCATTAAGTCTGATAGACGAAATTGAGTGGAAGGATTTAAAGAGATTAACTGAGAGTCTAAACAAAATAGAATTGAAAGATAGTATTTTTAATAACGCATTAAAACATCTGGTTGACTCTAGACTTGTAAAGAAAAATAATAATAAATATGGTTTAATAGATCCAATCTATAAAATATTGAATAAAAAATCCTAA
- a CDS encoding VapB-like antitoxin, protein MKLAINYIVKGTSYRLVINAEKLKVYEELDNVLKEICEKFNGEVEEYSASKIVEELPLGKIIMPIATNVTLHSSDIKFSDDDNLNFIIKTLLGTKIGLVAGHLIDSSISREEKVIDIKNPCERKEPSIFQAITEWKEQ, encoded by the coding sequence ATGAAGCTAGCAATTAATTATATAGTGAAAGGAACTAGTTATAGACTTGTTATTAATGCAGAGAAGCTCAAAGTTTACGAGGAATTAGATAATGTACTAAAAGAAATCTGTGAAAAATTCAATGGTGAGGTGGAGGAGTATAGCGCAAGTAAAATTGTGGAAGAACTTCCCTTGGGCAAGATTATAATGCCAATAGCTACAAATGTAACTTTACATTCATCTGACATAAAGTTTTCTGACGACGATAATTTAAATTTTATAATAAAGACGCTACTAGGTACTAAAATAGGATTAGTTGCAGGCCATTTAATAGATTCCTCTATCTCAAGAGAGGAAAAAGTAATAGATATAAAAAACCCTTGTGAAAGGAAGGAGCCTAGCATATTTCAAGCAATAACTGAATGGAAAGAGCAATAA
- a CDS encoding conjugal transfer protein, protein MNSKYFYVMGILKIAKDLGVSVSATKLQKLVFLIEKELNFNLGYEFIPYYFGPFSKELQDDVYRLKNLGYVEVKEEAVEDFVSGAIIGFKKAYKISDKVTFDFSSLDKNFVEFVVTHLKIPLDDLLKYVYVKYPEYTVNSVIKDRVF, encoded by the coding sequence GTGAACAGCAAGTACTTTTACGTAATGGGCATATTAAAGATCGCTAAGGACTTAGGAGTTTCAGTTAGTGCAACAAAGTTGCAGAAGTTAGTATTTCTTATCGAGAAAGAATTAAATTTTAATTTAGGTTACGAGTTTATTCCCTATTATTTTGGCCCTTTTTCTAAAGAATTGCAAGACGATGTGTACAGGCTTAAAAATTTAGGTTATGTAGAGGTTAAAGAAGAAGCTGTGGAAGATTTTGTTTCTGGTGCAATTATAGGATTTAAGAAGGCCTACAAAATTTCGGATAAAGTTACCTTTGACTTTAGTTCTTTAGATAAAAATTTTGTCGAATTTGTTGTTACTCATCTTAAAATTCCACTTGATGATTTGCTTAAATACGTTTATGTAAAGTATCCAGAGTATACTGTAAATTCAGTAATAAAAGACAGGGTTTTTTAA
- a CDS encoding VapB-type antitoxin, whose amino-acid sequence MGYVVKVDNKGRIKLPKGLDEASSVIIIDAGTFFVGIPVPKDPLAKTSGIIKTDLSVRELKELAEKEAEKDALERYQRRQHADRK is encoded by the coding sequence ATGGGATATGTAGTAAAGGTTGATAATAAAGGTAGAATTAAGTTACCAAAAGGATTAGATGAGGCTAGCTCAGTTATAATTATTGATGCTGGAACGTTTTTCGTTGGGATTCCAGTTCCTAAAGATCCTTTAGCTAAAACCTCTGGAATCATAAAGACTGACTTAAGTGTGAGAGAACTAAAGGAGTTGGCAGAAAAGGAAGCAGAAAAAGATGCGTTAGAAAGATATCAGAGGAGACAGCATGCTGATCGAAAGTGA
- a CDS encoding DUF3800 domain-containing protein gives MLIAFIDENGKGTFKELNKKTNKPYPFIVTSTITTDRELDNIRNNISELKANYGLPTNMEIHASDLFHPRKNFPLSEAQIRDFANEFAKIIRSLNLRIISSVVFKDYIIKKRIGERFTVTPRLIKDDKDLSVDVMGIAYKHLFERLLKLADREYSKDWILIVHDQINVDKDYQMAKDQMNIVKIVEGELVNNAFITRTSAIGRIFKPILFANSANYEALQISDFVGYIIRKHILNENSEKFPYEKLFEIISDKLDKDPKSGKIEGWGIKIWTYFAEVK, from the coding sequence GTGCTAATTGCTTTTATTGATGAAAACGGTAAGGGAACTTTCAAAGAACTTAACAAAAAAACGAACAAGCCTTATCCATTTATTGTTACTTCTACTATAACTACTGACAGAGAGCTTGATAATATAAGGAATAATATCAGTGAACTAAAGGCTAATTACGGATTACCTACCAATATGGAAATTCATGCAAGTGATCTTTTCCATCCAAGAAAAAATTTTCCTCTTTCTGAAGCTCAAATACGCGATTTTGCAAACGAATTTGCCAAAATAATCAGAAGCTTAAATTTAAGAATAATATCTAGTGTTGTATTTAAAGATTATATAATAAAGAAAAGAATTGGAGAAAGATTTACGGTTACTCCTAGATTGATAAAAGATGATAAGGATTTAAGCGTCGATGTAATGGGAATAGCTTATAAACATCTATTTGAGAGACTACTAAAACTAGCTGATAGAGAATATTCAAAGGACTGGATACTTATTGTACATGATCAGATAAATGTAGATAAGGATTATCAAATGGCAAAAGATCAAATGAACATAGTTAAAATTGTAGAGGGCGAATTGGTGAATAATGCGTTTATAACAAGGACGTCTGCAATAGGTAGAATCTTTAAACCTATTTTATTCGCAAATTCTGCTAATTATGAGGCTTTACAAATATCGGATTTTGTAGGATACATTATAAGAAAACATATACTTAACGAGAATAGCGAAAAATTTCCTTACGAAAAATTATTTGAGATAATTAGTGACAAGCTGGATAAAGATCCAAAATCAGGAAAGATAGAAGGATGGGGAATTAAGATCTGGACGTATTTTGCAGAAGTTAAATGA
- a CDS encoding type II toxin-antitoxin system VapC family toxin → MEERKIKYLFDSSAIFDLTKLGGKALDFLKNNYTITLAYYELGNILWKYKDKLGIEAVFNALSAALSFVNIIEVKLDKEIVEEAIKNNLTYYDSAYLVTAKRIGAKLVSLDKDLINNGAITMKDLLKMN, encoded by the coding sequence ATGGAGGAAAGAAAGATAAAATACCTTTTTGACTCTAGCGCAATCTTCGATCTGACAAAATTGGGAGGAAAAGCGCTAGATTTCCTAAAGAATAATTATACAATAACATTAGCGTATTATGAACTAGGAAACATACTATGGAAATACAAAGACAAATTAGGTATAGAAGCTGTTTTTAATGCGCTTTCCGCTGCATTATCTTTCGTCAATATAATTGAAGTTAAACTCGATAAAGAAATAGTAGAAGAGGCTATAAAAAATAATCTAACTTACTATGATTCAGCTTACCTAGTCACAGCTAAAAGAATAGGAGCTAAATTGGTAAGCTTAGATAAGGATTTAATAAATAACGGTGCTATAACTATGAAGGATTTATTAAAAATGAACTGA
- a CDS encoding AbrB/MazE/SpoVT family DNA-binding domain-containing protein, which translates to MVKVTEKFQIIISKEVREKISLKPNEEFEVIALNDNEILLKRKVKKVKNPLKVLISNEEMEEEIPSEKIDELGEE; encoded by the coding sequence ATGGTTAAGGTCACTGAGAAATTCCAGATAATTATATCGAAAGAGGTCAGAGAGAAGATTAGTTTAAAGCCCAATGAGGAATTCGAGGTTATTGCACTAAATGATAATGAGATCCTATTGAAAAGAAAGGTTAAAAAAGTTAAAAATCCCTTAAAAGTCCTCATCAGTAATGAAGAAATGGAGGAAGAAATTCCTTCAGAGAAAATAGACGAGTTAGGTGAAGAATGA
- a CDS encoding type II toxin-antitoxin system VapC family toxin, producing MERAIMIILDTSFLYSFLNKNDANHNKAVELMNKIISRKFGKPIIFEYVIDELFTLMINKQPFSYIEKVIDLILQDVEKNIFQIIILTDRENSLHDIIRLFKKINEDPNRKKKLSFTDCAILFAMIQNDIFYLASFDSGFDGILEKIEYGIYALSSDKILNLKKIL from the coding sequence ATGGAAAGAGCAATAATGATAATCCTAGATACATCATTTCTTTACTCATTTCTTAATAAGAACGACGCAAACCATAACAAAGCTGTAGAGCTAATGAATAAAATTATTTCTAGGAAATTTGGAAAGCCAATAATCTTCGAATATGTAATTGATGAATTATTTACTTTAATGATTAATAAGCAACCTTTTAGCTATATAGAGAAAGTTATTGATTTAATCTTACAAGACGTTGAAAAGAATATCTTTCAGATAATTATTTTAACTGATCGAGAAAATTCCCTTCATGATATTATTAGATTATTTAAGAAAATAAATGAAGATCCAAATAGAAAAAAGAAATTGAGTTTTACTGACTGTGCTATATTATTTGCGATGATTCAAAATGATATTTTTTATCTAGCTAGCTTTGACTCCGGTTTTGATGGTATATTGGAGAAAATTGAATACGGAATTTATGCACTATCTAGCGATAAAATACTAAATCTAAAGAAAATATTATAG
- a CDS encoding type II toxin-antitoxin system CcdA family antitoxin, whose product MGEWVTTSTKVRREILEKAKEYNINVSEVLRKALEEEVKKKEEEHARRLLDLASKEVAKINTDEVVEELKKWRKER is encoded by the coding sequence ATGGGCGAATGGGTTACTACATCAACGAAGGTTAGGAGAGAAATTTTAGAAAAAGCAAAAGAGTATAACATTAATGTAAGTGAGGTTTTAAGAAAAGCTTTGGAAGAAGAGGTTAAAAAGAAGGAAGAAGAGCATGCAAGAAGATTATTAGACTTAGCATCCAAGGAGGTAGCAAAAATCAATACTGACGAAGTAGTTGAGGAGTTGAAGAAATGGAGGAAAGAAAGATAA